In a genomic window of Schistocerca gregaria isolate iqSchGreg1 chromosome 5, iqSchGreg1.2, whole genome shotgun sequence:
- the LOC126272099 gene encoding uncharacterized protein LOC126272099, translating into MADSSEMAIKQVEILKECAEKVGLQISFEKTVFTTTNLEISKLQTKYGEINRVPYFKYLGEIISEKFAQQERIQKARKGLGLVQNLYNKKCLSLNAKIRHYNTVIKPSMLYASETLALNRKTDLENLKKEERKIIRKILGPRWTENGYRLQKTSKIEEYSNIEIDMRKRRLKFYGHIMRLPEHRLTKRIVKYVDSLVNGGEWIQKVKKDLELAKITKEEIAARNNFRIKVEKWEVKPETKAPRTGTKWSEERRSKFSQTMKNWWANKKNQKTKKNGK; encoded by the coding sequence atggcagattctagtgagatggctataaaacaggtagaaattctaaaagaatgtgcagaaaaagtcggcctacagatatcatttgaaaagacagtgtttacaacaacaaatttagaaatttccaaattacaaacaaaatacggagaaatcaacagagtaccatacttcaaatatcttggagaaattatctcggaaaaatttgcacaacaagaaagaatacaaaaagctcgtaaaggtttaggattagtgcaaaacctctataataaaaaatgtttatctttaaatgcaaaaattaggcattacaatacagtcattaaaccatcaatgttatatgccagcgaaaccttggcactaaacaggaaaactgatctagaaaatctaaagaaagaagaaagaaaaataattagaaaaattttgggaccaagatggaccgagaatggatatagattacagaaaacatcaaaaattgaagaatattctaacatagagatagacatgaggaaaagacgccttaaattctatggccacataatgagacttcctgaacacagattaacaaaaagaattgtaaaatacgtagattctcttgttaatggaggagaatggatccaaaaagttaaaaaagatttggaattagcaaaaattactaaagaagaaatagctgcaaggaacaattttagaataaaagttgaaaagtgggaggttaaaccagagacaaaagcaccgagaaccggaacaaaatggagcgaagaaagaagaagtaaattttcgcaaacaatgaaaaactggtgggcaaataaaaagaaccagaagaccaagaagaacggaaagtga